In one window of Bizionia sp. M204 DNA:
- a CDS encoding tetratricopeptide repeat protein, with translation MTFRPLLYFFFMLGFLVLNVLPSYAYQQKPVDSAAYFREKVENPLHKADLIQAFAFYNRLKEQNLKKSNLVHAIYNLRLIAIIQNKLGFYYDSEETAIEALSLLDNMPVDSATTESRIGIYNQLGKIYRQLLDYDKAISYYQRALDLDTVQFQQIKLKNNMGFALIKSGQWDQAFTEFESLKKALVHVRDSAEKARILHNYAMVKGKLRHPDAVSYFNQARQIRQQLGKTYEVIGSYMDLSNYYMEIGDTSQAKQHARKAYHLAENTKNATIISESMDLVIGLKTDPEVLFYKQIRDSIERANLLTDGKYASKKYDVFKQEKIASANLLQAEKEKNLKLIYGYTAILIIILGFIWFLITRHRHKKQKQLEVYNTELRISKKVHDEVANDVYHLMNKLQQSTMSRDGILDDLEAVYEKTRDISREYHEIDVSNNYQDLLKDLISNYQNPDTNIIIKGISKINWEAVSENKKVAIYRVIQELMTNMKKHSAAKVVVLDFTKTGSKVHINYSDNGVGCHIEKQNGLQNAENRINTINGSITFKSQINQGFSAFITV, from the coding sequence ATGACCTTCAGACCATTACTTTATTTCTTTTTTATGCTGGGCTTTCTCGTTTTGAATGTCTTACCGAGCTATGCGTACCAACAAAAACCGGTTGATAGCGCCGCTTATTTTAGAGAAAAGGTTGAAAATCCATTACACAAGGCCGATTTAATACAGGCCTTTGCGTTTTACAATAGGCTGAAAGAGCAAAATTTGAAAAAGTCTAATCTTGTTCACGCTATTTACAATTTGCGACTAATAGCAATTATTCAAAATAAGTTAGGTTTCTATTATGACAGCGAAGAAACGGCTATTGAAGCTTTAAGCTTATTGGATAATATGCCAGTAGATTCGGCGACCACTGAAAGTCGTATTGGAATTTACAACCAGCTCGGTAAAATTTATCGTCAATTATTAGATTATGATAAAGCCATTAGCTATTATCAACGCGCGCTTGACTTGGATACAGTGCAATTCCAGCAAATTAAACTTAAAAATAATATGGGTTTTGCGCTTATAAAATCGGGGCAGTGGGACCAAGCATTTACCGAATTTGAAAGCCTCAAAAAAGCATTAGTACACGTTCGAGATTCCGCAGAGAAAGCGCGCATTCTACACAACTACGCTATGGTAAAAGGAAAACTTCGGCATCCAGATGCCGTTTCTTATTTTAATCAAGCACGTCAAATCCGACAACAATTAGGGAAGACCTATGAGGTTATTGGAAGTTATATGGATCTTTCAAATTATTATATGGAAATTGGCGATACCAGTCAAGCCAAACAACATGCACGAAAAGCCTACCATTTGGCGGAAAACACGAAGAACGCTACTATTATTTCAGAAAGTATGGATTTGGTCATCGGTTTAAAAACGGACCCAGAAGTACTATTTTACAAACAGATTCGGGATAGTATAGAACGGGCTAATTTGCTTACCGACGGAAAATATGCCTCCAAGAAATACGATGTATTTAAACAGGAAAAAATAGCCAGTGCAAACTTGCTTCAAGCTGAAAAAGAGAAAAACTTGAAATTAATTTACGGATACACAGCCATTCTCATTATTATATTAGGTTTTATTTGGTTTTTAATAACGCGGCATCGGCATAAAAAACAAAAACAATTGGAGGTTTATAATACCGAACTGCGCATTTCAAAAAAAGTACATGATGAGGTCGCTAATGATGTCTATCATTTAATGAATAAATTGCAGCAATCTACCATGAGTCGTGATGGTATTTTAGATGATTTAGAAGCTGTCTATGAAAAAACCAGAGATATTTCTAGAGAATATCACGAAATAGATGTTTCAAATAATTATCAAGACCTCCTAAAGGATTTAATATCCAATTATCAAAACCCAGATACGAACATTATTATAAAGGGCATCTCAAAAATAAATTGGGAAGCCGTTTCGGAAAATAAAAAAGTAGCTATATATCGGGTAATTCAAGAATTAATGACCAATATGAAAAAGCATAGCGCTGCAAAAGTGGTTGTTTTGGACTTCACTAAAACTGGATCAAAAGTACATATTAACTATTCGGATAATGGTGTTGGATGTCACATAGAAAAACAAAATGGTTTGCAAAATGCGGAAAACCGTATAAATACTATAAATGGTTCTATTACTTTTAAGTCTCAAATTAA
- a CDS encoding universal stress protein — translation MRHHILLPTDFSDNAWSAALYALNLYASEPCTFYFSHAWTFLNSGARTHIPQSSIEPVQKKLKEKLAAFKDRAEQESRDRDHTFETIFSEGSVLDCMEVAVKKHNIRLVVMGTKGATGAQEFLYGSNTVTVMNRMRRCPVLLIPSNFEYETPNNMVFPTKFNRFYGEELKFIKEIADLHGSKIEIVHINKKDKLEDKQLENVDMLKTYFKDYNINFNWLTKTRKKEQAITRFIKENNSNILTMINYEHSFVEKLIKEPVIKKMGYHSIIPFLVIPRVD, via the coding sequence ATGAGACATCACATTTTATTACCTACTGATTTTTCAGACAATGCTTGGAGTGCAGCTTTGTATGCATTAAATCTATATGCTAGCGAGCCTTGTACTTTTTATTTTTCACATGCCTGGACGTTTTTAAATTCGGGCGCACGAACACATATTCCTCAAAGTTCCATAGAGCCTGTTCAAAAGAAATTAAAGGAAAAATTGGCAGCATTTAAAGATCGAGCAGAACAGGAAAGTAGAGACCGCGATCATACCTTTGAAACAATTTTTAGTGAAGGTTCTGTATTGGATTGTATGGAAGTTGCTGTTAAAAAACATAATATACGATTAGTTGTTATGGGTACTAAAGGTGCTACAGGCGCTCAAGAATTTTTATATGGTAGTAATACGGTTACCGTAATGAATAGAATGAGACGTTGCCCGGTCTTATTAATTCCAAGTAATTTTGAATATGAAACGCCAAATAACATGGTTTTTCCAACAAAATTTAATCGTTTTTATGGCGAAGAGTTAAAGTTTATCAAGGAAATTGCCGATTTACATGGGTCTAAAATTGAGATTGTTCATATTAATAAAAAGGACAAACTTGAAGACAAACAGCTTGAAAATGTGGACATGCTAAAAACGTACTTTAAGGATTATAATATTAATTTTAACTGGCTTACAAAGACTAGAAAAAAAGAACAAGCTATCACCCGTTTTATTAAGGAGAATAATAGTAATATTCTTACCATGATTAATTATGAGCATAGCTTTGTTGAAAAATTAATTAAGGAACCGGTAATAAAAAAAATGGGCTATCACTCCATCATTCCGTTTCTAGTTATACCACGTGTGGATTAG